A stretch of Mytilus edulis chromosome 11, xbMytEdul2.2, whole genome shotgun sequence DNA encodes these proteins:
- the LOC139496290 gene encoding uncharacterized protein isoform X1 — MSPINTMFIFIIICFTMSAVSCSHELRDVCTVEGDTLHCRWTGAGLYNTRIRLDVKKVVFERFFVAGQLDLANNRDLHSIEIKQGNSKCSNVLAAPETITIVNGIHCDNGVIASTTTTAATRVTPGSTLSIGTTDKQLKSTPHAQEEDKGLDNIKIILIMIFASLACVMLLSLMLFCICKKKRTAKTNFRQHQFSFNVDADSLSEIEIADFVNTPKKTV; from the exons atgtcACCCATCAACACCATGTTTATATTCATCATCATTTGTTTCACAATGTCAGCTGTTTCATGCTCGCATGAATTGAGAGATGTATGCACAGTGGAGGGGGATACTCTCCATTGCAGATGGACTGGAGCAGGGCTCTACAACACCAGAATCCGACTAGATGTAAAGAAAGTCGTATTCGAAAGATTTTTTGTTGCCGGACAATTGGACCTTGCAAATAATAGAGACCTGCATTCAATTGAGATCAAACAAGGAAATTCTAAATGCAGCAATGTTTTAGCAGCACCAGAAACAATAACAATTGTTAATGGTATACATTGTGAT aatggaGTCATAGCTTCTACAACAACAACAGCAGCAACAAGAGTAACACCAGGATCCACATTGTCAATCGGCACCACTGATAAACAACTG aaGTCAACACCACATGCACAGGAGGAAGACAAGGGTCTAGATAATATTAAGATCATTCTTATAATGATTTTTG CATCTCTAGCATGTGTTATGCTCTTGTCGCTGATGTTATTTTGCATCTGCAAAAAGAAGAGAACTGCAAAAACCAATTTCCGCCAACACCAATTCTCCTTCAATGTCGATGCAGATTCACTATCCGAAATAGAAATTGCAGATTTTGTTAATACAccaaaaaaaactgtttaa
- the LOC139496290 gene encoding uncharacterized protein isoform X2: MSPINTMFIFIIICFTMSAVSCSHELRDVCTVEGDTLHCRWTGAGLYNTRIRLDVKKVVFERFFVAGQLDLANNRDLHSIEIKQGNSKCSNVLAAPETITIVNGIHCDNGVIASTTTTAATRVTPGSTLSIGTTDKQLKSTPHAQEEDKGLDNIKIILIMIFEYILIAIYERLQEIINYFFPPRENNRRVAPAQQQPPRILRRSNRISIRPQRLTYD; encoded by the exons atgtcACCCATCAACACCATGTTTATATTCATCATCATTTGTTTCACAATGTCAGCTGTTTCATGCTCGCATGAATTGAGAGATGTATGCACAGTGGAGGGGGATACTCTCCATTGCAGATGGACTGGAGCAGGGCTCTACAACACCAGAATCCGACTAGATGTAAAGAAAGTCGTATTCGAAAGATTTTTTGTTGCCGGACAATTGGACCTTGCAAATAATAGAGACCTGCATTCAATTGAGATCAAACAAGGAAATTCTAAATGCAGCAATGTTTTAGCAGCACCAGAAACAATAACAATTGTTAATGGTATACATTGTGAT aatggaGTCATAGCTTCTACAACAACAACAGCAGCAACAAGAGTAACACCAGGATCCACATTGTCAATCGGCACCACTGATAAACAACTG aaGTCAACACCACATGCACAGGAGGAAGACAAGGGTCTAGATAATATTAAGATCATTCTTATAATGATTTTTG AATATATCCTCATCGCAATTTATGAAAGGCTTcaagaaattataaattatttttttccaccaCGTGAAAATAACAGACGAGTAGCCCCAGCACAACAACAACCACCAAGAATATTGAGAAGATCAAACAGGATATCTATTCGGCCACAGAGACTAACCTATGATTAA